A section of the Euwallacea fornicatus isolate EFF26 chromosome 12, ASM4011564v1, whole genome shotgun sequence genome encodes:
- the RpII15 gene encoding DNA-directed RNA polymerase II subunit RPB9, producing the protein MSKPSGYESHSEGPGFVGIRFCQECNNMLYPKEDKENKILLYACRNCDYKQHADSKCIYVNKIMHEIDELTHINSDVISDPTLPRTEDHHCPVCQHREAVFFQAQTRRAEEEMRLYYVCTNSHCAHRWTE; encoded by the exons ATGTCTAAACCGTCTGGATATGAGTCTCACAGCGAAGGACCTGGCTTTGTAGGAATCAGGTTTTGCCAagaatg CAACAATATGTTGTATCCCAAAGAagacaaagaaaacaaaatattgctATACGCTTGTAGAAATTGTGACTATAAACAACATGCCGattcaaaatgtatttatgTGAACAAAATTATGCACGAGATTGA TGAATTAACTCATATCAATTCTGATGTTATATCTGACCCCACGCTACCCAGAACTGAAGACCATCACTGTCCAGTTTGTCAACACAG GGAGGCAGTGTTTTTTCAGGCACAGACTCGTAGAGCTGAAGAAGAAATGCGACTATATTATGTATGTACAAATTCACATTGTGCCCATCGCTGGACGGAATAA